In Verrucomicrobiota bacterium, a single genomic region encodes these proteins:
- a CDS encoding YraN family protein — translation MDLARIIDVVLRRSTSPPSGSEGHIVLGRWGEVQAARHLKRLGWKILRRNFRAPRGGEVDLVCRDGDTLVFAEVKTRRSEEMGRPLDAVDRKKQQLIRKGAMHWLRLLDMPDLTFRFDVIEILATNPIEIRVIESAFTLPDPLRY, via the coding sequence ATGGACCTTGCCCGCATCATCGACGTGGTTTTGCGCCGGTCGACCAGCCCACCTTCGGGTTCTGAAGGACACATTGTCCTCGGACGATGGGGTGAGGTGCAGGCAGCGCGTCATCTGAAGCGACTGGGTTGGAAAATCCTGCGCCGGAACTTCCGTGCTCCCAGGGGAGGGGAGGTCGATCTTGTCTGCAGGGATGGTGATACCCTGGTCTTTGCCGAGGTGAAGACTCGCCGTTCTGAAGAGATGGGACGTCCCCTCGATGCCGTTGACCGTAAGAAGCAGCAACTCATCCGCAAGGGGGCTATGCACTGGCTCCGCCTGCTTGATATGCCTGACCTCACCTTCCGCTTTGACGTAATCGAAATCCTTGCGACCAATCCTATCGAAATCCGGGTCATAGAATCGGCATTCACTCTCCCCGATCCCCTTCGGTATTAA
- a CDS encoding ribonuclease HII, whose translation MTTKRRGSQISGPKSAKTRGPSLCPSFFHESELHARGIRPVAGVDEAGRGPLAGPVVAAAVILPEGFSLDGLDDSKKLNHQQRETLYVRLTEDSSVCFFVAEVSSEEIGQLNILRATHLAMARAIRGLHENGHQCAHALVDGLPVKGLPINHTALVGGDGISLSIAAASILAKVTRDRIMDTLDKEYPQYGFARHRGYATADHLSTLREHGPCPHHRRGFAPVDQPTFGF comes from the coding sequence ATGACGACCAAGCGTCGCGGATCACAGATTTCGGGCCCCAAGTCTGCAAAGACTCGGGGCCCTTCTCTTTGCCCTTCGTTCTTTCACGAGAGCGAACTCCATGCTCGGGGAATTCGTCCGGTGGCCGGAGTCGATGAAGCGGGACGCGGCCCATTGGCAGGACCGGTGGTGGCTGCCGCAGTCATCCTGCCTGAGGGATTCTCTCTGGATGGGCTGGACGACTCCAAGAAACTGAATCACCAGCAACGCGAGACGCTTTATGTCCGATTGACTGAAGACTCCTCTGTATGCTTCTTCGTGGCTGAGGTAAGCTCAGAGGAAATCGGACAACTCAATATCCTGAGGGCAACTCATCTTGCCATGGCCCGTGCCATAAGAGGACTTCATGAGAACGGACATCAGTGCGCCCATGCCCTTGTGGATGGCCTGCCGGTCAAGGGACTTCCCATCAACCATACCGCCCTCGTCGGAGGTGACGGGATCAGCCTCAGCATTGCTGCCGCCAGCATCCTAGCCAAGGTCACGCGGGATCGGATCATGGATACGCTGGACAAAGAGTATCCCCAATACGGCTTCGCAAGGCATCGGGGCTATGCGACCGCCGACCATCTGTCTACATTGCGTGAGCATGGACCTTGCCCGCATCATCGACGTGGTTTTGCGCCGGTCGACCAGCCCACCTTCGGGTTCTGA
- the rplS gene encoding 50S ribosomal protein L19, producing the protein MSIIATIEKEQFKADLVPFEVGDSVCVHTRVIEGDKERIQKYSGIVIGRKGAGINANFTVRRVSFGEGVERVFPLHSPRIAKLEIEKRGSVRRSKLNYLRDRKGKAAVTVKEKAQEVA; encoded by the coding sequence ATGAGCATCATCGCCACTATCGAAAAAGAGCAGTTCAAGGCCGACCTCGTCCCGTTCGAGGTCGGTGATTCCGTTTGCGTTCACACACGCGTCATCGAAGGCGACAAGGAGCGTATACAGAAGTACTCCGGCATCGTGATCGGCCGCAAGGGTGCCGGCATCAACGCCAACTTCACCGTCCGTCGCGTCAGCTTCGGCGAGGGTGTCGAGCGTGTATTCCCTCTTCATTCCCCGCGTATCGCGAAGCTCGAAATCGAGAAGCGCGGATCAGTCCGCCGTTCCAAGCTGAACTACCTCCGTGATCGTAAGGGCAAGGCCGCCGTTACCGTGAAGGAGAAGGCGCAGGAAGTTGCCTAA
- the xylB gene encoding xylulokinase: MITLGIDSGTQSTKTIALDLATGEILASAQQSYGFVETPESSGEGAMEQDPAVWIAAVEATISEVLSKIPDQLSEVAGIGVSGQQHGLVLLNTANSVVRPAKLWCDTSTIAQCAELTKALGGEAKVVELTGNAMLPGYTAPKILWVRQNEPQNWHETATVMLPHDYINWWLSGEKSMEYGDASGTALMDVKTRTWSQPVLDAVAPGLAEKLPPLRHSSEPAGSLREELCAKWRLSSSVTISSGGGDNMMGAIGTGNVSPGIMTASLGTSGTLYAFSENPVVDPKGEIAAFCDSTGFWMPLACTMNVTLITELTRALFAGWSHDNYDAEAATIPAGSDGLLLLPYLAGERTPNLPRGSGVLHGITTKNLTAPHLARAAMEGVTLGLAYGLERFRSLGVPLTEIRITGGGSQSPFWRQLCADIFGVPTVCLNSSEGAALGGAIQAAWAAGEDHSTAALHVLCDRLVTLDESTRCTPDAKNTAVYKELLDRANALRAALSSANLL; this comes from the coding sequence ATGATCACCTTAGGCATCGATAGCGGAACCCAGAGTACGAAGACCATCGCGCTTGACCTTGCAACCGGAGAAATCCTAGCCAGCGCCCAACAAAGCTACGGCTTTGTTGAAACCCCGGAGTCCAGCGGTGAAGGCGCCATGGAGCAGGATCCGGCCGTCTGGATCGCCGCCGTCGAGGCAACCATCTCCGAGGTTCTCTCCAAAATTCCCGATCAGCTTTCCGAGGTGGCTGGGATCGGTGTCAGCGGCCAGCAGCACGGGCTTGTACTTCTCAATACCGCCAATAGCGTCGTCCGTCCCGCCAAGCTCTGGTGCGATACCTCCACGATCGCTCAGTGTGCCGAACTCACCAAGGCTCTCGGCGGCGAAGCCAAGGTGGTCGAGCTCACCGGCAACGCGATGCTCCCCGGATACACGGCCCCTAAGATCCTCTGGGTCCGCCAGAACGAACCGCAGAACTGGCACGAGACCGCCACCGTGATGCTCCCCCACGACTACATCAACTGGTGGCTGAGTGGAGAGAAGAGCATGGAATACGGCGACGCCTCCGGAACAGCGCTCATGGATGTGAAGACCCGGACATGGTCACAGCCCGTTCTCGATGCCGTCGCGCCGGGACTCGCTGAGAAACTCCCGCCGCTGCGCCATTCCTCCGAGCCTGCCGGATCACTCCGGGAAGAGCTCTGCGCAAAATGGCGACTCTCCTCATCAGTGACCATCAGTTCCGGCGGAGGGGACAATATGATGGGAGCCATTGGCACAGGCAACGTGAGCCCCGGCATCATGACGGCAAGCCTCGGCACCTCCGGCACGCTCTATGCCTTCAGCGAGAATCCGGTGGTCGATCCGAAGGGAGAGATCGCCGCCTTCTGCGACAGCACCGGCTTCTGGATGCCCCTCGCCTGCACGATGAATGTCACCCTCATCACCGAGCTCACGCGCGCTCTCTTCGCTGGCTGGAGCCATGACAACTATGATGCCGAGGCTGCGACGATTCCTGCCGGAAGCGACGGACTCTTACTTCTCCCCTATCTGGCCGGCGAACGCACCCCGAACCTACCCCGTGGCAGCGGCGTCCTCCACGGGATCACCACAAAGAATCTCACCGCCCCCCATCTGGCCCGTGCCGCGATGGAGGGAGTCACACTCGGTCTCGCCTACGGACTGGAACGCTTCCGCTCACTGGGCGTTCCCCTTACAGAGATCCGCATTACCGGAGGAGGAAGTCAGAGTCCCTTCTGGCGTCAGCTCTGCGCCGACATCTTCGGCGTGCCGACGGTCTGTCTCAACTCCAGTGAGGGTGCCGCACTCGGCGGAGCCATCCAGGCCGCCTGGGCTGCCGGGGAAGATCACTCGACCGCGGCCCTCCACGTTCTATGCGATCGCCTCGTGACCCTTGACGAGTCAACCCGCTGCACTCCCGATGCCAAGAACACCGCCGTGTACAAAGAACTGCTCGATCGTGCGAACGCATTGCGCGCCGCCCTCTCCTCGGCGAACTTACTGTAG
- a CDS encoding UbiX family flavin prenyltransferase, whose translation MRLVLAATGASGSIYLQRLLHHLELGNHEIHLVLSPYAKQVIHEEIGALKLSSGVIEHNEKSMNAPFASGSALFDGMVVMPCSMGTVGRIAAGTSENLILRAADVFLKERRKLILVPRETPWNLIHARNIVTVTEAGGIILPASPSFYSHPKNFDELADTVVWRVLDMLGIHAPNACRWREESPASE comes from the coding sequence ATGCGTCTCGTCCTAGCAGCCACCGGAGCCAGCGGATCGATCTATCTGCAGCGACTGCTCCATCATCTGGAGCTAGGCAATCACGAGATCCATCTCGTCCTCTCTCCCTACGCAAAGCAGGTGATCCATGAGGAAATCGGCGCACTGAAGCTTTCCTCCGGCGTGATCGAGCACAACGAGAAGTCGATGAATGCTCCCTTCGCCAGCGGCAGCGCCCTCTTCGACGGGATGGTCGTGATGCCCTGCTCCATGGGGACCGTCGGCCGCATTGCCGCCGGCACAAGCGAGAACCTGATCCTCCGAGCCGCCGATGTCTTCCTGAAGGAGCGCCGCAAGCTGATCCTCGTGCCTCGGGAAACCCCTTGGAACCTTATTCATGCTCGGAACATCGTCACCGTGACAGAGGCAGGCGGCATCATTCTCCCGGCATCACCTTCCTTCTACAGTCATCCGAAGAACTTCGATGAACTCGCCGACACCGTTGTCTGGCGTGTCCTGGATATGCTTGGGATCCATGCTCCCAATGCCTGCCGCTGGCGCGAGGAATCACCGGCAAGCGAGTAG
- a CDS encoding lysophospholipid acyltransferase family protein, translating into MASRKGQFNKQDFLASVAANLARLIFSTIRLRMNDRSGFLTNPPESPRILVFWHNRIPAISIGFLRHYPRKHPSRKGVSVLTSPSKDGDILAGVMANLGMGSVRGSSSRRGSTAIRELTALLESGVDLAITPDGPRGPKYSLGPGAVFLSQKTGIPIMLLHARYHSAFRLKTWDNFAIPLPFSRVDITIDPYMTIDPEVTDLESERLRIETLLREEAEKADQSS; encoded by the coding sequence ATGGCCTCACGCAAAGGTCAGTTCAACAAGCAGGATTTCCTGGCGTCCGTCGCGGCTAATCTCGCCCGATTGATTTTCTCTACCATCCGGCTCCGGATGAACGATCGCTCCGGATTCCTGACAAATCCCCCTGAGAGCCCTCGGATCCTTGTTTTCTGGCACAACCGAATCCCTGCGATCTCGATCGGATTCCTGCGCCACTACCCACGGAAGCATCCCTCACGGAAAGGAGTATCTGTTCTCACAAGCCCCAGTAAGGATGGCGACATCCTAGCCGGGGTCATGGCCAATCTCGGAATGGGCTCGGTGCGGGGATCCAGCTCCCGCCGCGGATCGACCGCGATTAGGGAGCTGACAGCGCTGTTAGAATCAGGTGTCGATCTGGCAATCACTCCAGATGGCCCCCGTGGGCCGAAGTACTCTCTGGGTCCCGGTGCGGTCTTTTTATCCCAGAAGACCGGCATCCCGATCATGCTGCTGCATGCCCGCTATCACAGCGCCTTCCGCCTCAAGACCTGGGATAATTTCGCTATCCCGCTTCCCTTCTCCCGCGTCGACATCACCATCGATCCCTACATGACGATCGACCCGGAGGTCACGGATCTGGAGTCCGAGCGCCTCAGGATCGAAACCCTTCTGCGTGAGGAAGCTGAGAAAGCCGATCAGTCTTCATAA
- the xylA gene encoding xylose isomerase, translating to MSYFPDIPVIQYEGPKSRNPLAFKHYNPEELIEGRPMRDHLRFAAAYWHVMRNPLADPFGGGTAQMPWDDGTDSVENAQKRVRVFFEFLEKTGIDFYCFHDRDVAPELATLAESHKALDAVAGTLKEEQQRTGKKLLWGTACLFAHPRFNQGAATSPSLDVFAHGGAQVKKAISITQELGGGGYVFWGGREGYSTLWNTDMKREMDHLAAFLHMAVEWKKSIGFQGKFWIEPKPREPSTHQYDSDAAACLNFLQAYGLINEFELNIETNHATLAGHTMRHELTVAAEAGKLGTIDANRGDELIGWDTDQFPTNIYLALEVMLVVLKMGGFREGGLNFDAKRRRESHTPADLFHAHIGGMDTFARGLKIAAAIRADGRIEEFVKNRYSSWNSPLGQKIESGKATLAELEAHALAHPAGIPASGGQEYLENLVNEFI from the coding sequence ATGAGCTACTTCCCCGATATTCCGGTTATCCAATACGAAGGTCCTAAGTCCAGGAATCCCCTGGCTTTCAAACATTACAACCCCGAGGAACTGATCGAGGGGCGCCCAATGCGTGATCACCTCAGGTTTGCGGCCGCCTACTGGCATGTCATGCGCAATCCTCTGGCCGATCCATTCGGCGGCGGAACCGCTCAGATGCCTTGGGATGACGGCACCGACTCTGTCGAGAACGCTCAGAAGCGCGTCCGCGTCTTCTTCGAGTTCCTGGAAAAGACGGGCATCGATTTCTACTGCTTCCATGACCGGGATGTGGCCCCCGAGTTGGCAACCCTTGCAGAATCCCACAAGGCCCTCGACGCTGTCGCCGGAACCCTGAAGGAGGAGCAGCAGCGCACTGGCAAGAAGCTCCTCTGGGGTACCGCCTGTCTCTTCGCCCATCCTCGGTTCAACCAGGGTGCGGCCACTTCGCCGAGCCTTGATGTCTTTGCCCACGGGGGAGCTCAAGTGAAGAAAGCCATCAGCATCACCCAGGAGCTGGGTGGAGGCGGATATGTCTTCTGGGGCGGTCGCGAGGGATACTCCACGCTCTGGAACACCGATATGAAGCGTGAGATGGATCATCTGGCAGCATTCCTCCACATGGCCGTCGAGTGGAAGAAGTCCATAGGCTTCCAGGGCAAGTTCTGGATCGAGCCGAAGCCCCGCGAGCCCTCCACCCACCAGTACGACTCGGATGCTGCAGCCTGCCTGAATTTCCTCCAGGCCTATGGTCTCATCAATGAATTCGAACTCAATATCGAGACCAATCACGCCACACTTGCTGGGCACACCATGCGTCACGAACTGACTGTGGCCGCCGAGGCTGGCAAACTCGGCACCATCGACGCCAACCGCGGTGACGAGCTTATCGGATGGGACACCGATCAGTTCCCGACCAATATTTACCTCGCCCTCGAGGTCATGCTTGTCGTTCTCAAGATGGGTGGCTTCCGTGAGGGAGGGCTCAACTTCGACGCCAAGCGCCGTCGCGAGTCCCACACCCCAGCCGACCTCTTCCACGCCCACATCGGCGGCATGGACACCTTTGCCCGGGGCCTCAAGATCGCCGCGGCGATCCGTGCTGACGGCCGCATCGAGGAATTCGTCAAGAACCGCTACTCCAGCTGGAATTCCCCCCTCGGTCAGAAGATTGAGTCTGGTAAGGCCACGTTGGCAGAACTCGAAGCCCATGCCCTCGCTCATCCTGCAGGGATCCCAGCTTCGGGAGGTCAGGAGTATCTCGAAAACTTGGTTAATGAGTTTATTTGA
- the folD gene encoding bifunctional methylenetetrahydrofolate dehydrogenase/methenyltetrahydrofolate cyclohydrolase FolD, whose protein sequence is MKLIDGKAVAAKVELETRTRIDALKSRGITPGLAVVLIGEDPASQAYVRNKDRTCASLGMHSRKFELPATATQEEVLILVAELNADPAIHGILVQSPPPKHIDEHAVTLAIDPRKDVDGFHPINVAKLAMEDATAFVPCTPLGCQRLLMEAGVETSGAEVVVVGRSLIVGKPMAFLLMAKGKGGDATVAVAHSRTKDLAAITRRADIVIAAIGRPKALGAEHIKEGAVVIDVGINRVADPSTKSGFRLVGDVDFDAVAPKCKAITPVPGGVGPMTIAMLMANTVTACERLTA, encoded by the coding sequence ATGAAACTCATTGATGGCAAGGCGGTCGCCGCCAAGGTTGAACTCGAAACACGGACACGCATCGACGCGCTCAAAAGCAGAGGTATCACCCCCGGACTTGCCGTCGTGCTCATCGGCGAGGATCCCGCCTCACAGGCCTATGTCCGGAACAAAGACCGCACCTGCGCCTCACTCGGAATGCATTCACGCAAGTTCGAGCTCCCCGCCACTGCCACCCAGGAAGAGGTTCTCATCCTCGTCGCCGAACTCAATGCCGATCCCGCCATTCACGGGATCCTCGTCCAGTCCCCTCCCCCTAAACATATCGATGAGCATGCCGTGACTCTCGCGATCGACCCCCGCAAGGATGTCGACGGATTTCACCCGATCAATGTGGCGAAGCTCGCGATGGAAGATGCCACCGCTTTCGTCCCCTGCACGCCACTCGGTTGCCAACGCCTCCTCATGGAAGCCGGAGTCGAAACCTCGGGAGCAGAGGTCGTTGTCGTCGGGCGGAGCCTGATCGTCGGCAAGCCGATGGCCTTCCTGCTCATGGCCAAAGGCAAAGGAGGTGACGCCACCGTCGCCGTGGCCCACTCCCGCACAAAGGATCTCGCCGCTATCACTCGCCGCGCCGACATCGTCATCGCCGCGATCGGCAGGCCTAAGGCCCTCGGCGCGGAACATATCAAGGAAGGCGCCGTCGTGATCGATGTCGGGATCAACCGCGTTGCAGATCCTTCGACAAAGAGCGGATTCCGCTTGGTCGGCGACGTCGACTTCGATGCCGTGGCTCCGAAATGCAAGGCCATCACCCCGGTTCCCGGAGGCGTCGGCCCGATGACCATCGCCATGCTCATGGCAAATACTGTCACCGCCTGCGAACGCCTTACTGCCTGA
- a CDS encoding insulinase family protein, which produces MRKNITPNITTLPNGLRVATQTMPASQTVAVGIWCGVGARHEPARIGGISHFLEHLLFKGTKTRSARRISEEVEGVGGDLNAYTAEERTCFYAAASADHLARVTEVLSDMYCNSRIDPKEVERERGVIVEEIEMIRDESAQHVQELLTAETWKGSSLSRPITGTKKSLSVISRQDLMSHLRGNYHAGRTIVTAAGAVDHEEFVKLVSSGFLKKLPGNLTGTTHSSVSLPPRQAAPRLVIESRENQQTQIALSFRGVGSHDSKRYAVSLLHVILGGNMSSRLFQELRERRGLCYSIGSSLSTHSDCGAFEIALGLDGKNVVKALKLILSECARIAGKAPSIAELRRACDYSIGTSRMALERAATQNYRLGTSLLNYGKVVSPESVYDRLAKVTPAEIQAVAQKILQNRTLSLAMVGPGPAKEEILGLIRPA; this is translated from the coding sequence GTGAGAAAGAACATCACACCAAACATCACCACCCTTCCGAACGGTCTCCGGGTGGCGACCCAGACCATGCCCGCCTCCCAGACGGTGGCGGTCGGGATCTGGTGCGGTGTCGGAGCCCGTCACGAGCCTGCTCGGATCGGGGGCATCTCCCATTTCCTGGAGCATCTTCTTTTTAAGGGAACAAAGACACGGAGTGCTCGTCGCATAAGTGAGGAGGTCGAGGGTGTCGGAGGAGACCTGAACGCTTACACCGCCGAGGAGCGTACCTGCTTCTACGCGGCGGCTTCCGCAGATCATCTCGCGAGGGTAACGGAGGTTCTCTCCGACATGTATTGCAACTCCCGAATCGATCCGAAGGAAGTGGAGAGGGAGAGGGGGGTGATTGTCGAGGAGATCGAGATGATCCGAGACGAATCCGCACAGCATGTGCAGGAGCTGCTGACCGCCGAGACTTGGAAGGGTAGTTCGCTCAGCCGCCCCATCACCGGAACGAAAAAGAGCCTGTCGGTCATTTCGCGCCAGGATCTCATGAGTCACCTTCGCGGTAATTACCATGCAGGCCGCACCATTGTCACTGCTGCTGGGGCGGTCGATCACGAGGAGTTCGTGAAGTTGGTCTCCTCCGGTTTTCTGAAGAAACTCCCAGGTAATTTAACAGGCACCACTCACTCTTCCGTATCCCTACCTCCCCGTCAGGCAGCTCCTCGTCTTGTGATTGAGTCCCGCGAGAATCAGCAGACCCAGATCGCCCTCTCTTTCCGGGGAGTAGGCTCTCACGATTCGAAGCGCTACGCAGTCAGCCTGCTACATGTGATCCTAGGCGGTAACATGAGTTCACGTCTCTTCCAGGAGCTGCGTGAGCGTCGAGGGCTCTGCTATTCGATCGGCAGCTCCCTCTCAACTCACTCCGACTGCGGGGCCTTCGAGATCGCTCTAGGACTCGATGGCAAGAATGTCGTGAAAGCTCTGAAACTCATTCTATCTGAGTGTGCTCGGATTGCCGGGAAAGCCCCCTCGATTGCCGAGCTCCGCCGGGCCTGCGACTACTCTATCGGCACCAGTCGGATGGCCCTCGAGCGCGCTGCCACACAAAACTATCGCCTGGGTACTTCGCTCCTGAACTACGGCAAGGTGGTTTCTCCGGAGTCGGTCTATGACAGGCTGGCGAAGGTCACCCCGGCAGAGATTCAGGCTGTGGCTCAGAAGATTCTTCAGAATCGGACGCTCTCCCTTGCCATGGTTGGCCCAGGGCCCGCCAAGGAGGAAATCTTGGGGTTGATCCGGCCAGCGTGA
- the ispD gene encoding 2-C-methyl-D-erythritol 4-phosphate cytidylyltransferase has product MGSTSFSECAAIVVGGGSGSRFGGDKIAVSVAGRPVLAWTLLAFEQTPSISSIVLVAPEGREEEFRAIASNAGISKLTAVVTGGSHRKESVERGLQALSPSVDLVAIHDAARPLVTPSLITRCLEVAQASEAGASAAAVPVSDTLHQGDQEGCAVKTVDRTGLWAMQTPQVFRAAPLLKLLAENPHGKPTDEVSVALAAGWRIPFVENREPNLKITWPADLMVAEALLRSRKPSL; this is encoded by the coding sequence ATGGGTAGCACGTCTTTTTCTGAATGCGCCGCCATCGTTGTCGGAGGTGGCTCGGGAAGCCGCTTCGGCGGTGATAAGATCGCGGTTTCCGTTGCCGGAAGACCGGTCCTAGCCTGGACTCTGCTGGCCTTTGAGCAGACTCCGTCGATCAGCAGTATCGTGCTGGTTGCTCCCGAGGGGCGTGAGGAGGAGTTCCGTGCGATCGCGAGTAATGCAGGAATTTCCAAGCTGACCGCTGTGGTGACGGGAGGCTCTCACCGCAAGGAGTCCGTTGAGAGAGGTCTGCAAGCCCTCTCCCCGAGTGTTGATCTGGTGGCTATCCATGATGCGGCCCGTCCTCTGGTCACACCTTCCCTGATCACGCGTTGCCTTGAGGTAGCCCAAGCGTCTGAAGCGGGAGCCTCCGCGGCGGCTGTTCCTGTCTCAGATACCCTGCATCAAGGGGATCAGGAAGGATGCGCGGTGAAGACCGTCGATCGCACCGGGCTCTGGGCCATGCAGACTCCTCAGGTCTTCCGCGCCGCGCCGCTGCTGAAGCTCCTGGCAGAGAATCCTCACGGTAAACCGACTGACGAGGTCTCTGTGGCGCTGGCCGCCGGATGGAGGATTCCCTTCGTGGAGAATCGGGAACCGAATCTGAAGATCACCTGGCCGGCCGATCTTATGGTTGCCGAAGCATTGCTCCGGTCCAGAAAGCCATCACTGTGA
- a CDS encoding GatB/YqeY domain-containing protein has product MTLAEQIDHDLKEAMKARDAARLGTLRMVKSALKYAAIEKSGADAVIDDETAVSVLRKQIKQREDAAEGFEKGGRPDSAASERAEITVLSAYLPAALSSEELEKIVTEAIAEVGASLGTPDGVGKAQMGAVMKAAQAKAEGRADGKSLSALVQKLLS; this is encoded by the coding sequence ATGACACTCGCAGAACAAATCGATCACGACCTCAAGGAAGCCATGAAAGCCCGTGATGCCGCGCGCCTCGGGACTCTTCGCATGGTCAAGAGCGCTCTCAAGTACGCCGCTATCGAGAAGTCCGGAGCCGATGCCGTGATCGATGACGAGACGGCCGTCTCTGTCCTGCGCAAGCAGATCAAGCAGCGGGAGGATGCCGCGGAGGGATTTGAGAAGGGAGGAAGACCTGACTCCGCTGCCAGTGAGAGGGCCGAGATCACTGTGCTCTCCGCCTATTTGCCTGCTGCCCTCTCCTCCGAGGAGCTGGAGAAGATTGTTACAGAAGCGATTGCCGAAGTCGGAGCCTCTTTGGGAACTCCCGATGGTGTTGGCAAAGCCCAGATGGGAGCGGTCATGAAGGCCGCTCAGGCGAAGGCGGAAGGACGCGCCGATGGCAAAAGCCTAAGCGCTTTGGTCCAAAAACTTCTTTCTTAG
- a CDS encoding glutamate--tRNA ligase, with the protein MSQRSVRTRFAPSPTGLLHVGGARTALFNWIYARKHAGTFVLRIEDTDHTRNTEEAKQVILDGLHWLGLDWDEGPQKGGNYGPYYQSERGSIYEEYLSRLEKAGHLYEDNGATRFRSPREKVIVDDEICGKIEFDLTNPGTHPDLTLRRPDGSWIFHFVSVVDDIEMKISHVIRGEDHLSNTPKHVELYKALGAEPPRFAHMPLILNRDGSKMSKRDEGAALGTYPEAGYAPEAVRNYLSLLGWSPKENREIISTEEVVALFELDQVNRRNAAFDLDKCFWINGQYLLSMDLARYAELAIPFLQKAGITWPTWEALEKVLTIVKPKVKLLKDLPEWVACFFTEEFPYDETAVAKSLAGTTAAERLQALSEAYATLPTWNAVSLEASLKETTSKLGIKTGEMVHPARVAVSGRGIGPGLYEMIEILGKERTLSRFAKGIEKAQTA; encoded by the coding sequence ATGTCTCAACGATCTGTCCGCACACGATTCGCACCCTCTCCCACCGGCCTTCTCCATGTAGGGGGAGCCCGCACCGCCCTCTTCAACTGGATTTACGCCCGCAAACACGCCGGCACCTTTGTCCTCCGCATCGAGGATACCGACCACACGCGCAATACCGAGGAAGCCAAGCAGGTGATCCTCGACGGACTTCACTGGCTCGGCCTCGACTGGGACGAGGGTCCGCAGAAGGGTGGCAACTATGGTCCCTATTATCAGAGCGAACGCGGGTCGATCTACGAAGAGTACCTCTCACGCCTCGAGAAAGCCGGTCATCTCTACGAGGACAACGGCGCCACACGCTTCCGTTCCCCTCGGGAGAAGGTAATTGTCGACGACGAGATCTGCGGAAAGATCGAGTTCGACCTCACGAATCCTGGCACCCATCCCGATCTGACTCTTCGCCGTCCGGACGGCTCCTGGATCTTCCATTTCGTGAGCGTCGTCGATGACATCGAGATGAAGATATCTCACGTAATCCGCGGAGAGGATCACCTCTCCAACACCCCCAAGCATGTGGAACTCTACAAGGCCCTCGGCGCGGAGCCTCCCCGGTTCGCCCACATGCCTCTCATCCTCAACCGGGACGGCAGCAAGATGAGCAAGCGAGACGAGGGTGCGGCTCTCGGCACCTATCCGGAGGCAGGATATGCGCCGGAGGCTGTCCGCAACTACCTCAGCCTGCTCGGTTGGTCCCCGAAGGAGAACCGCGAGATCATCAGTACGGAAGAGGTTGTCGCCCTCTTCGAGCTTGATCAGGTGAACCGCCGTAACGCCGCCTTCGACCTCGACAAATGTTTCTGGATCAACGGCCAGTATCTTCTTTCGATGGACCTCGCCCGCTACGCGGAACTGGCGATCCCCTTCCTCCAGAAGGCAGGCATCACCTGGCCGACCTGGGAGGCCTTGGAAAAAGTCCTGACGATTGTAAAACCCAAGGTGAAACTCCTGAAGGATCTCCCCGAATGGGTTGCTTGCTTCTTCACGGAAGAGTTTCCGTATGACGAGACAGCGGTCGCGAAGTCGTTGGCAGGAACTACTGCCGCCGAACGCCTCCAAGCGCTCTCAGAAGCCTATGCAACACTTCCAACCTGGAATGCCGTCTCACTGGAAGCCTCTCTCAAGGAGACGACATCAAAACTCGGCATCAAGACCGGCGAGATGGTTCATCCCGCACGTGTTGCCGTCAGCGGTCGCGGCATAGGCCCTGGTCTCTACGAGATGATCGAGATCCTCGGCAAGGAGCGCACACTTTCTCGCTTCGCCAAGGGGATTGAAAAAGCACAGACCGCATGA